In Candidatus Zixiibacteriota bacterium, the sequence CAAGAACGAGTTCGGATTCTCGACCAAGGATATCACCGTCGAGTCCCTGATCGAGAAGTTTCTTGAATACAACCGGACCAACCACCGGGCTTCCACCCTCAAACGCTACAAAGCGGTCACCGACCACTTCCGCCGGTTCCTTGCCGAAAAGCGCACTGATGTGGTCAAAGCCTCACATATTACCCCGGAAGTCATCGAGGGCTACAAGGCATTCCGCCGGGACGAATGGATCAACCCCAACGGCAAATCACCCTCCGTCGATAATGGCAGAAGGGGAGCCCGCGCGAGAACCGTCAATCTTGAGCTCGAAGGCATCAAGACCATGCTGAATCTCGCCCTCAAGTGGGATTATCTCAAAGACAATCCCATGAAGCGCGTGAAACCGCTCAAGGTAGACGACAAGAAACCGTTCCGCTTTCTCACCCAAGAGGAATGCGAGAGATTTCTCTCGGCTTGCCCCGAGCGACTCTATCCGGCCTACTTCACTTTTCTTTCGACAGGCATGCGCAAGGCGGAGCTTGAGCACCTCACCTGGGCGGACGTGGACTTCCGCAACCGCCTCATTCTCATTCGCCGGAAACCAGACTGGCAGCCGAAGACAGGGGAACGCGAGATTCCGATGAGTGACGACCTCTTTGCCTTATTCCAGTCGCTGCGCAAAAAATCAAAAGACGCTGAGTCCGGCTCTCTGGTGTTCTCCAGTGTATTATCCGGCAAGTCGCACAACTCGCTGAGGACAGAACTTATCCGAATAGGGAGACTTGCTAAGATTGACGACCTAACCAAAGTCCATGCACTTCGGCACACATTCGCGAGCCACTTGGCAATGGCAGGAGTCGATCTTGCTACAATTCAGAAGCTGATGGGGCATTCGGACATCGAGACGACGATGATATACGCGCATCTTGCACCGGAGCATTTGTCGAAGGCGGTGAGTAAGCTGACCTTTCGGGCGAAGTGAGTCCACATCTTTGTCCCTCGACACGGATAGAGTGCAGGGGCACATCCTGGCGACGTCGAAGCCAACTTCAATTTAAAAGAAAGGGGATCATTTCTGGATAACCCCCTAACTTGTCGGCTAATGGCGATGCTTCACTAGATCACAGGCATGTTGCCAGCCGTTGCGCCTTACATCGGAGATGGGTCAGTCTCCTTTCGAGTTGTTTCATCTCCTGATATGTGGCAAGATACGATTTTGGTTTTTGGATTCTGATCGAGATATCAGACTCCAAGCACGCGAGTGAAATGGCCAGACTCTGGGCTCGGCTTTTCGCTTGCCTATCCGAGCATTTGGCATTATCTTGCGCGCGTGATAGACCCCGATTACCTGGTGTCTTCAATATCGCACCTCCTTTCGTTTTAGCTATTACCCGGTAGCGGGTTCTCACAGTGAAAACACTCAAAACTGTCTACTTTGGAAAGGCAGCAACTTGAATGCACAGTCATCATAGCCCGATGCGGCTTTCTGTCAATGACCTCCATCGCGAAGGACCTGTTCATCTTGGGCCGCGACAGCTAGACCCTTCGGGAGAAAGGGCTACTCATGTCAGAGTATGGGAAGGTATTACAGGACCAGATCTATGACGCAAAAGTACTAAGTCCGCTTGCCGTAGAGATTATTGATTCCGCGGAGTTCCAGCGGCTGGCAGAGTTGAGGCAGCTAGGCTTCTCGAATCTTGTGTTTCGCGGAGCACGCCACACTAGATTCGAACATTCAATTGGTACTTATTTTGCTTGCCGAACTATCATGCGTCGCATTGTCCAAAACCACGAGCGGCTGCAATTGGACCATCCTGGCGAGCACATATCTGATGCATTCAAATTCAACCCACCGAACACCGATCTCCCCAACACTGTCACGCGCCAGTCACGCTGGCGTGGTTTGTCGGAAGTCGTCGCCGTCGCCGGCTTGTTGCACGACCTTGGTCATGTCCCTTTCGGCCACAC encodes:
- a CDS encoding tyrosine-type recombinase/integrase; the encoded protein is MARIFQRGKIWYLDIAYHGRRFRKRIGTSKRMAELALKDAEVKAIKNEFGFSTKDITVESLIEKFLEYNRTNHRASTLKRYKAVTDHFRRFLAEKRTDVVKASHITPEVIEGYKAFRRDEWINPNGKSPSVDNGRRGARARTVNLELEGIKTMLNLALKWDYLKDNPMKRVKPLKVDDKKPFRFLTQEECERFLSACPERLYPAYFTFLSTGMRKAELEHLTWADVDFRNRLILIRRKPDWQPKTGEREIPMSDDLFALFQSLRKKSKDAESGSLVFSSVLSGKSHNSLRTELIRIGRLAKIDDLTKVHALRHTFASHLAMAGVDLATIQKLMGHSDIETTMIYAHLAPEHLSKAVSKLTFRAK